The Acidicapsa ligni genome has a window encoding:
- a CDS encoding cupin domain-containing protein — protein MYNDDRIEDEVTRATAPFARGAQLENTLFYMGSLMSVLVSSKESGGRLCLLEYRSQPGHEPPPHIHLEQEELLYILEGEVEVYAPGQKSYVGAGQCLFIPRGQAHAWYVLTDELRMLILTQPGGLDSYFETMGTPATSLELPSAATTYAMDDPSRAIRIGAEFGMTILTPEETKELLPHYPGFGNKPTPRRVQS, from the coding sequence ATGTATAACGACGATCGAATAGAAGATGAAGTTACAAGGGCTACCGCTCCATTCGCAAGAGGTGCTCAACTGGAGAACACCCTGTTCTACATGGGGAGCCTGATGTCCGTACTCGTCTCCTCAAAAGAAAGCGGCGGTAGACTTTGCCTGCTTGAGTATCGCTCCCAACCTGGTCATGAGCCGCCTCCACACATCCACCTTGAGCAGGAAGAGTTGCTCTACATCCTCGAAGGCGAGGTGGAAGTGTATGCCCCCGGACAAAAATCTTATGTAGGTGCAGGCCAGTGTCTCTTCATCCCTCGTGGTCAGGCTCACGCATGGTATGTGCTGACGGATGAATTGCGGATGCTTATCCTCACGCAGCCCGGTGGTCTCGATAGCTATTTTGAAACGATGGGTACTCCCGCGACGAGTTTGGAGCTACCGAGCGCGGCCACTACCTATGCGATGGATGATCCCTCGCGAGCGATCCGTATAGGCGCGGAGTTTGGCATGACCATCCTGACGCCAGAGGAGACGAAAGAGCTGCTGCCTCACTACCCAGGTTTCGGTAACAAACCCACTCCAAGGAGAGTACAAAGCTAA
- a CDS encoding alcohol dehydrogenase catalytic domain-containing protein gives MKSAVYYGPFDIRCAEIKPLEISLGHEILVQVEATSICGSDLHLYRGALDFLMQKGHSSTGHELVGRVVEVGPQVTRFKPGDRITTPYSVSCGYCYMCEAGQTGHCETTNGAIIGFGIPLGDLGGTQAEYILIPYADANAMQVPEDIPAEAALTLSCNLPSAIVGVTEADVQLGDTVAIVGCGPTGLMTMDCAFLRGAGKVVLLDRVPHRLAVAQAKGAVTINIDDEDWKERALAETQGRGFDKVIEVVGMPEALQISLDIVRRGGIISAIGVFCDDSFTISPIYFTTRNIDLRTNGTANVRPSITQALTMLKRGIINPKEYFTHEFALSNVDQAYATFYGKKDGVVKVLIRP, from the coding sequence ATGAAATCCGCCGTCTATTATGGTCCATTCGATATCCGCTGTGCGGAGATCAAGCCTCTTGAAATCTCACTAGGCCACGAGATACTTGTCCAGGTCGAGGCAACCTCGATCTGCGGATCAGATCTACACCTCTATCGCGGCGCTCTCGATTTCCTCATGCAAAAGGGCCACTCCTCGACCGGGCATGAACTCGTAGGCCGTGTTGTTGAGGTCGGTCCACAGGTCACAAGATTCAAGCCGGGTGATCGCATCACCACGCCTTACTCAGTATCCTGCGGCTACTGCTACATGTGCGAAGCAGGCCAGACAGGTCACTGTGAGACGACAAACGGAGCCATCATAGGTTTCGGCATTCCGCTAGGAGACCTTGGCGGAACCCAGGCTGAGTACATTCTCATTCCTTATGCCGACGCAAACGCAATGCAGGTTCCCGAAGATATCCCGGCCGAGGCCGCTCTCACCCTGTCCTGCAATCTGCCATCGGCCATCGTCGGCGTAACCGAAGCAGATGTTCAACTCGGCGATACGGTCGCGATCGTAGGCTGCGGACCTACCGGGCTGATGACAATGGACTGTGCCTTTCTTCGCGGCGCGGGCAAGGTTGTCCTTCTGGACCGAGTTCCGCATCGTTTGGCTGTAGCTCAAGCAAAGGGCGCAGTCACGATCAACATTGACGACGAGGACTGGAAAGAACGCGCTCTCGCAGAAACTCAGGGCCGTGGATTCGACAAAGTCATCGAAGTCGTCGGTATGCCTGAAGCTCTGCAGATTAGCTTGGATATCGTAAGGCGCGGGGGAATCATCTCGGCGATCGGAGTCTTCTGCGACGACTCCTTCACCATCAGCCCTATCTATTTCACCACGCGCAATATCGATCTTCGTACGAATGGTACAGCCAACGTGAGACCGTCGATTACGCAGGCGCTGACGATGCTAAAGCGGGGCATCATCAATCCAAAAGAATACTTCACACACGAATTCGCCCTATCCAACGTAGATCAGGCATACGCAACTTTCTACGGCAAGAAGGACGGAGTAGTGAAGGTACTGATTCGTCCCTAA
- a CDS encoding cytochrome c oxidase assembly protein, which translates to MSDSVKEVLADWEFPIWLTLSIAITAIIYLRGWIKIRKTRPSQFTSFQLLSFLAGLAILWMAVGSPMDGFADALLSAHMVEHLLIMSVVPPLLLLGLPGVPLLRGLPLIFLQLFVGPLMRLSWMQRYARWLTSPVAAWMAMNLTYLVWHTPAAYDFALEHEAWHAVEHLCFLFTSLLFWWHIVQPWPSSPRLKGWGVLIYLVSADVINTLLCAFLAFCDRPIYEFYVRNSNPFHVSLVDDQVLGAAIMWVIGSLAFLLPGIVCTMQLLRPVHLTEVSVSFS; encoded by the coding sequence ATGTCAGACAGTGTAAAAGAAGTCCTGGCAGACTGGGAGTTTCCGATTTGGCTCACCTTATCCATAGCGATTACGGCGATCATTTACCTGCGCGGGTGGATCAAGATTCGAAAAACCAGGCCCTCCCAGTTCACTAGCTTTCAGTTACTCTCATTCCTCGCCGGGCTGGCAATCCTCTGGATGGCAGTCGGATCCCCCATGGACGGTTTCGCCGATGCTCTTCTGAGTGCGCACATGGTCGAACACCTCCTGATCATGTCTGTCGTGCCCCCACTCCTGCTCCTCGGATTGCCTGGAGTACCGCTTCTGCGAGGTCTGCCGCTGATTTTCCTGCAATTGTTTGTCGGGCCCCTGATGCGCCTCTCATGGATGCAAAGGTACGCCAGATGGCTCACGTCTCCAGTTGCGGCGTGGATGGCTATGAACCTGACTTACCTCGTATGGCATACTCCGGCGGCATACGATTTCGCTTTAGAACATGAAGCGTGGCATGCAGTCGAACATCTGTGCTTCTTGTTCACATCGTTGCTTTTTTGGTGGCACATTGTGCAGCCGTGGCCTTCTTCGCCGCGCCTCAAAGGCTGGGGCGTACTGATTTATCTCGTTTCGGCGGACGTGATAAACACACTTCTCTGCGCTTTTCTTGCCTTCTGTGACCGCCCGATCTACGAGTTTTATGTCAGAAATTCAAATCCATTTCACGTTTCGCTCGTGGACGATCAGGTGTTAGGTGCCGCCATCATGTGGGTGATTGGGTCGCTGGCGTTTCTTTTACCGGGCATCGTTTGTACTATGCAACTGCTACGTCCGGTACACCTGACTGAGGTGAGTGTTTCTTTTTCATAG
- a CDS encoding cytochrome b N-terminal domain-containing protein, producing MASIGFGSKGIAGRTLQWLEHRLGLIQPLAQAATHPTPANNASWLYVFGSAATVLLILQVMTGILLGLVYSPSANEAWGSLQLLNHYAPLGWYLRALHGWGSNFMVAVVIIHLVQVFLFGAYKFPRELTWMVGVLLLLLTLGMAFTGQVLRFDQDAYWGLGIGASIVSRVPLVGAPLVHLLLGGPILGAATLSRFFALHVFVIPGLLLAGVGVHVWMVLRHGVSDWPMPGRIVTKATYEREYHELTDKTGIPFVPDAAWKDAVFAMAILFAVMACAFFFGPFGPGGPPDPTIIQTAPKPDAAFLWIFSVLSLLPPSLETPVILIAPVLIIAAMLLLPVFAAEGERHWARRPVAVLTLAIVAISLGIFTHLGTYTPWSPVMDAWASDPVPVKYLRNRTPLQCQGALVLQYKQCRNCHALDGAGGMRGPALDTVASRMTEDQMIRQVLQGGGNMPAYGNALSPAETKALVSFLVTLRNNYQAPAIDASRSLGTMVAGSSRPQQEQSGRLP from the coding sequence ATGGCAAGCATAGGATTTGGTTCGAAGGGAATAGCGGGAAGAACCCTGCAATGGTTAGAGCATCGGCTCGGACTCATTCAGCCCCTGGCGCAGGCTGCAACGCATCCAACGCCGGCCAACAACGCAAGCTGGCTCTATGTTTTTGGAAGCGCCGCAACAGTTCTCCTCATTCTGCAAGTCATGACAGGCATCCTGCTGGGCCTGGTGTATAGCCCATCTGCAAATGAAGCGTGGGGCAGTCTTCAACTGCTTAACCACTACGCTCCGCTCGGATGGTATCTGCGCGCACTTCATGGATGGGGATCGAACTTCATGGTCGCCGTTGTCATCATTCATCTGGTGCAAGTGTTTCTCTTCGGAGCGTATAAGTTTCCTCGCGAATTGACGTGGATGGTCGGAGTACTGCTTCTTCTCCTGACGCTTGGAATGGCCTTCACTGGACAGGTTTTGCGATTCGATCAGGATGCATACTGGGGGCTTGGCATCGGTGCTTCGATTGTTAGCCGAGTGCCTTTGGTTGGAGCGCCTTTAGTTCACCTGCTATTAGGAGGACCGATTCTCGGAGCAGCGACTCTCTCGCGCTTCTTCGCTTTACATGTCTTTGTCATTCCGGGCCTTTTGCTGGCGGGTGTGGGTGTGCACGTCTGGATGGTGCTTCGTCATGGGGTGAGTGACTGGCCCATGCCTGGCAGAATCGTCACGAAGGCGACCTATGAGCGCGAATATCATGAACTGACCGACAAGACTGGGATTCCCTTTGTCCCCGATGCTGCCTGGAAAGACGCAGTCTTCGCCATGGCAATCTTGTTCGCCGTCATGGCCTGCGCTTTTTTCTTCGGACCCTTCGGGCCCGGCGGACCACCCGACCCAACGATCATTCAGACTGCACCGAAACCCGACGCTGCTTTTCTCTGGATCTTCTCCGTATTGTCTCTCCTTCCTCCTTCGCTCGAAACACCGGTGATTTTGATTGCGCCCGTGCTCATCATTGCGGCCATGCTACTGCTTCCAGTATTTGCCGCAGAAGGCGAACGGCATTGGGCGCGGCGACCCGTAGCGGTGCTTACGCTGGCCATAGTTGCTATCTCGCTCGGTATCTTCACGCATCTCGGTACTTACACGCCCTGGAGCCCTGTTATGGATGCGTGGGCAAGCGATCCGGTGCCTGTGAAGTACCTTCGCAACCGAACGCCACTGCAATGCCAAGGAGCGCTTGTTCTTCAGTACAAGCAATGCCGAAATTGTCATGCGCTCGATGGTGCGGGAGGTATGCGCGGCCCGGCGTTGGATACGGTTGCTTCGCGCATGACCGAAGACCAGATGATTCGCCAGGTCTTGCAGGGAGGCGGCAATATGCCCGCTTACGGCAATGCACTCAGTCCAGCTGAGACAAAGGCGCTTGTGAGCTTTCTCGTCACCCTGCGTAACAACTACCAGGCGCCAGCGATAGATGCCTCGCGAAGCCTTGGCACTATGGTTGCCGGCAGTTCACGGCCACAACAGGAGCAATCCGGAAGGCTGCCCTAA
- a CDS encoding QcrA and Rieske domain-containing protein, producing the protein MNDQIENSGEETSADRELESKSIVHSRRVFLFKISVILNAALGAVLAVPLVGYLFGPASKRDSETGSWVDLGSLDGFPVGQTKLVNFQSPVSRLGDGDTAKVSCWVRRISTQSVQVFAVNCAHLGCPVRWFSQSRLFLCPCHGGAYYEDGSRASGPPERGLFEYKVRLNGNSLAIHSGNMPTLATQARCSEKPLIQIEPAVTTERSNPWQA; encoded by the coding sequence ATGAACGATCAAATCGAAAATTCCGGAGAAGAGACAAGCGCGGACCGCGAGTTGGAATCGAAGTCCATTGTCCACTCCCGCAGGGTATTTCTCTTCAAGATCTCAGTTATATTGAACGCCGCGTTAGGAGCAGTCCTCGCGGTTCCTCTCGTCGGATATCTGTTTGGCCCTGCGTCGAAGAGAGACTCCGAAACTGGATCGTGGGTTGACCTTGGATCGCTCGATGGGTTTCCCGTCGGGCAGACTAAATTGGTGAATTTTCAGAGTCCAGTATCTCGACTCGGCGACGGCGACACGGCCAAGGTCTCATGCTGGGTTCGCCGTATTTCGACTCAGAGCGTTCAAGTCTTTGCTGTGAATTGCGCGCATCTCGGCTGTCCGGTACGGTGGTTCTCTCAGTCGCGGCTTTTCCTTTGTCCCTGTCACGGCGGAGCCTACTACGAAGACGGCTCTCGCGCTTCTGGCCCTCCGGAAAGAGGTCTTTTCGAATACAAAGTACGGTTGAACGGTAACTCCCTGGCAATCCACTCAGGCAATATGCCAACGCTGGCAACACAAGCACGCTGCAGTGAGAAGCCTTTGATTCAGATTGAACCAGCCGTAACGACAGAAAGGTCGAACCCATGGCAAGCATAG
- a CDS encoding c-type cytochrome, which translates to MTLYKHNCAGCHGDQGRGGVAISLANPIYLATAGIDNIRRITTQGVPGTMMPAFGKEQGGLLTEEQISILSKGMLDAWAHPDVLHGLLPLAYAKAQEGDAARGQLAFAVSCARCHGADGKGTDAGASLHGASIVDPSYLALISDQGLRSIIISGQPERGMPDWRTDIQGSPLRTMTGEEISDIVAWLAAHRTQTPGQPYAEVK; encoded by the coding sequence ATGACACTGTACAAACATAACTGCGCGGGCTGTCATGGCGATCAGGGAAGAGGGGGTGTTGCAATCTCTCTCGCAAATCCCATTTACCTTGCGACTGCAGGGATAGACAACATCAGACGGATCACGACGCAGGGCGTGCCTGGAACCATGATGCCCGCATTCGGAAAGGAACAAGGAGGTCTGCTGACGGAGGAGCAGATCAGCATTCTCTCCAAAGGCATGTTGGATGCGTGGGCGCATCCGGATGTGCTGCACGGTTTACTCCCGCTCGCCTATGCGAAAGCCCAGGAAGGCGACGCCGCGCGAGGACAGCTAGCGTTTGCAGTCTCCTGTGCGCGCTGTCACGGAGCAGATGGCAAGGGAACTGACGCCGGCGCATCTTTGCACGGTGCATCGATTGTCGATCCCTCTTATCTCGCGTTGATCAGTGATCAGGGCCTGCGCAGCATTATCATTTCCGGCCAGCCGGAACGTGGAATGCCCGATTGGCGCACCGACATTCAGGGCTCTCCGCTGAGGACAATGACAGGTGAGGAGATTAGCGACATCGTAGCGTGGCTTGCGGCTCATCGCACGCAAACACCTGGCCAGCCGTATGCCGAAGTGAAGTGA
- a CDS encoding cytochrome c oxidase subunit 3, whose translation MNEAALFTGDSNEAWELPSRGIVGMLCLIVAEATIFLIFVVAYVYYLGKSLAGSTPHDVLSIPIFTTICLLSSSITVHLAVSAVHHGRSMLASIWLVATVLLGTIFISGTAMEWYHLIYRDGLTIQTNLFGTTFYSLVGLHATHVIFGLLMLSFAFLFSLRGHLTTEQSNRMEVLALYWHFVDAVWVVVFLVVYVLGR comes from the coding sequence ATGAATGAAGCAGCTTTGTTCACTGGCGATTCAAATGAAGCATGGGAATTGCCATCCCGCGGAATTGTGGGGATGCTTTGTCTCATCGTAGCCGAAGCTACAATTTTCCTGATCTTCGTTGTTGCTTATGTCTACTACCTGGGCAAGAGCCTCGCCGGCTCGACGCCGCATGACGTATTAAGCATTCCAATTTTCACCACGATTTGTTTGCTCTCGAGCAGTATCACCGTTCATCTAGCGGTATCCGCGGTACATCACGGAAGAAGCATGCTCGCGTCGATCTGGCTGGTAGCGACGGTGTTGCTTGGGACCATCTTCATCTCAGGCACAGCGATGGAGTGGTATCACCTCATCTATCGTGATGGCCTTACCATTCAGACCAATCTCTTCGGCACAACTTTTTATTCGCTCGTCGGACTGCATGCGACTCATGTGATCTTTGGGCTTCTCATGCTGTCCTTTGCATTTCTTTTTTCTTTGCGCGGGCATTTGACCACAGAGCAAAGCAATCGCATGGAAGTGCTCGCTCTGTACTGGCATTTCGTCGACGCAGTCTGGGTGGTTGTATTCCTTGTTGTCTATGTATTAGGCCGCTAG